A DNA window from Lagenorhynchus albirostris chromosome 5, mLagAlb1.1, whole genome shotgun sequence contains the following coding sequences:
- the LOC132520322 gene encoding keratin-associated protein 8-1 — protein MERRESIILRKRIPLLSRPPTPDTMCYNNFSSTVFPGCYWGSYSYPLGYSVGCGYVSTHSPVGYGFGYGYNGCGAFDYRRFWPFAVY, from the coding sequence atggagagaagggaatccaTCATACTGAGGAAACGCATTCCACTGCTATCTAGGCCCCCAACTCCAGACACCATGTGCTATAACAACTTCTCCAGCACTGTCTTCCCAGGATGCTACTGGGGCAGCTACAGCTACCCTCTGGGGTATAGTGTTGGCTGTGGCTACGTCAGCACCCACTCCCCAGTGGGCTATGGTTTTGGCTATGGCTACAATGGGTGTGGGGCTTTCGACTACAGAAGATTCTGGCCATTTGCTGTCTATTGA
- the LOC132520702 gene encoding LOW QUALITY PROTEIN: keratin-associated protein 7-1 (The sequence of the model RefSeq protein was modified relative to this genomic sequence to represent the inferred CDS: substituted 2 bases at 2 genomic stop codons) gives MTHYFCCGSYFPGNPCXATDFHRTFRATLLNCVMPLGSPMNYGYGXNGYSSLGYCFGGSNISNLGYGYGGSFCRPWGSGSGFGYSTY, from the coding sequence ATGACTCATTACTTCTGCTGTGGAAGCTACTTCCCAGGTAATCCTTGCTAGGCAACTGATTTCCACAGGACCTTCAGAGCCACACTCCTGAACTGCGTCATGCCCCTGGGCTCTCCCATGAACTACGGTTATGGATGAAATGGCTACAGCTCCCTGGGCTACTGCTTTGGTGGTAGCAACATTAGCAACTTAGGCTATGGTTATGGTGGCAGCTTTTGCCGGCCATGGGGCTCTGGCTCTGGCTTTGGCTACAGCACTTACTGA